The following is a genomic window from Chaetodon trifascialis isolate fChaTrf1 chromosome 13, fChaTrf1.hap1, whole genome shotgun sequence.
CAGTGCTTCATTTATAATGACAcgttgtgacacattttacctttatcaaaaatgtttttaatctaCTGTGATTTTTATATTGCTCTTGGCCACAATGCAGTTTCAACAATATTTAACACACGTTCCACTTGATGACATGATGTTGCCTGAATAtgttgcttgttgtttttattttcctgggAATGTTATGatacaaatacatttgtttttccttggGACAATGTGGAAATATGCAAATATGGCCCATAATTCTCAGGAGGCGGCCAGCATGAAATAACATGTAGATCTCTGCACATTGTTTTGCTCACACACAGTTCAGACTGACTGATGGCAATTTGACAGCAAGTCTGTCCAACAGCAGTGATGTTAATAAACCAGTGCTTCCCTGTTCCCACTCTCTGTCAGTATTCAGGGGTGTAACCTGAGAAGCAGACGGCAATTCTGTTCTTATCAAGACCGAGACACTATGGTGGATTAGTGAAACTCACCCAACTGCTATAAGTACCAATATGTTTAAGGTAATTCTCAAGAGGTGCTGATAATCTCTTGTCTTGCCTTTAATCCTTTTAAACAGATTCTGCAGAGGAGTAGGTCTTAAAATCACTTCAATGTAGGCTTCTCAGGCCTAGTTTGAACGGTTTTAGTTAAGCCTGCTACTTAAACCAGACCAACAAGAGCAACATTGTCTGAGGATCATGAGGAGCGAGGGTATTTTCATCTCCAGGATTGACTTAATACGGCAATGGCTTGCTACAATGTAATTAGCTGTAAACACATTTGGACAGAGACCTTGCTCACATCTATGATGTCTCTCCAGCAGCGGTTCCCACGCCAGCTGCATGAGAAACGTTTCATATGCTCTGACATGTTTGGCTTGATGCATCACAGACAGACGCTTCACTCGCTCTCCAGAACAAAGACAACTTTAATTCTCTTTTCAtacaaaatatttaataaatatgACTTTCAAAAATATATTGCCAGATCAACACATAATTCTCAAGTTTGTAACACAAAGTCAAAAATAGGACAAAAATGTTGCCATGATCTCAAAGGGTTAacaaatgagataaaacatgtttgtctttaagagcctcatttttaaaaagaaacaaatgtgcacagaaacaaagcagattcTTGCCGAGCAAGGCAGTGTATGTCATCCGATTCTACAGTGTTCCCATTGCCCCCCTACTGTTCAAGTACTCATGGTCTAGCTTATGATATTACGCTGACTAAAGCAGATGGGAATTCTGGCGTGTCATATTGATGTGACTTGCCTTGCAAGTTGGTGGATTTTGACAGCCTTTGAAATGTGTCAATGGGTTaaactgaagctgctggaggatTTTTGTTCCCTTAAAGTATTAAACCATCAGTGGCAAGCAATATGTCTGCCACCATGTCCATCCTTTGCAGCAGCCATGAGCTTTTGTTGTCCTAACCTCACTTGCCTTCAATCAAGGTCCTGGcaacaaataatgaaatgtcaaatgtgtgaaaaaaaaaacaaaagaaaaaaagtatttcTTTCAGGCGAAAAGTGCCCATCCTTTGTCTTCTTTGAAATTTGGCTTTTATAGAATgcgttgaaaaaaaaaaattaagtcaTTGAAAGAAATGGTAGGCTTCCACAGCTATCAAAACCTTCAAACTAGACAGAACATATAAATAAAAAGGAATGATATCTTAAGGCTCTTGATTATTAAGTTAATAAATCAAATATACACAATgattaataaaaaaatgtacatatcTACATGTTCTAAATTGACACATAAATTCTTCATATTGGCAGCAACTGCTGACATTGaaccctcccctccccctgccccccctcctccctccaaagaaaaataaaaataaataataaagttgatcttattttttctcatttgacaGTTGCTTAAGTCTAAAGCTGAAAAGGCACTTTTCTCCAAACGGAACTAGAAAGAATTCAAACACATACTAAAGGTCATTAGCTCTAGTGTTGAACACGTCGGGTAGTTTTAGTCATTGTACAACAATTACATCAGGCGCCCCTTCCATGTGTCCactaaactggaaaaaaaaataggggagggggggtgaaaTGCAGAGGAGGACACTTTTGCAACTAGTTCTACAGTGAAATGTATACCAGTGCCTTGTGTTTCCAGCCAACCAAAGCAACTGTCACTGCCAGTGTAAGCCAGCTTGTCAAAACTTAAATTAACACGGGGAATATCTGAAAATACTGAGGGGTCACGACTGACATGACAGTTTACTAACTACACATGCCAAAGCTCCCCCGTTTCACCCACCACCGGGGTGTGAAGGCATAAGGCTTGGTTGCACAGCAACACAGCTGTCTGCTATACAATGTAGTCCATCCTGTTTATGCTGTTTGCTGTCTCCAAGTCTCTGTTGTCCTGTTTATTAGTCCAATTAGGATTTTTGGATGTGGAGTTGGGATTGGAGATGGGCGTCTTCTCGTCCCTCTCCACCAGTGTGTATGCTGGCTGTTTGGCAAAGCGGCCCTTCTGTAAGTGCCTCTCCTTGTCGTCCTCATCCCCCTCGGGATGATTTGTCCTTATTTTGGCAATGATGGAGTTCTTGTTTTCGTAGTCTTTGATGGCCACCGTGAGGCCCACGTGCTTCTCTATAGGGTTCTTGATCTGGTTTAGCTGCTCCCGGACGTTGTTGGTCGTGTTGTCCTCGGAGACAGTGGCCGACGTCCCGTTGTGGTTGCTCTGTTTCCGCCGCCGGCGCATGCACCACAGCAAAATGGAGACCAGCACGAGGACCCAGATGACGAtgaagatggagctgaggagtgGCACAAGGTAGTCtgatggaaaagaagaggaTCACGGGTCAAAGAGACGCCACAAATGGAAAAGAATGAAATCCCAGGTCAACCACACACAAAAGGTTTTATTATAGCCCTACGTCAAGGTTGCTAAATCATTAGCATGCTTTCGCCAGTGCAACCTGACCTCTGAGGcctgaacagaggaggaggctgtttCTATTTGGCTGTGGCGGcagtctgctgtcactgtgttgaTGAATGGTGGACACATGCAGGAGTCTTAGGAGTCACAGTCCAGCCAGTCACAGTACGAGCCAATCTAAATCCACGAAGCcgagcagctctgctctttccATCGAAATGTTGGCTAGATTCTTTTTAAGCTCCATTACAACTGCCGTGAGATGGCAGACCTGGGCGGCCCGAGTTATGTGGGAGGTTCGGAAttatttttcacacatgcacgtCTTTCTGTGGTGCTCTGCGTTGCTGCCACATTCAGGGCTCAGTTCTATCTCATCagataaaaaagcaaaacaaaaaaaatcctcccaCTTATTCCTAcacatgcaagtgtgtgcaAGTCTGGAAACATTAAAGGCAACAACCATAGTTGGAGGCGGTTCATACCAGTTTTGCTGGGGCTTGGCACGCGCACCTCCGCAATGGAGGTGATGATGGTGTTGTTACCACTGCGTTTGCTAACCAGGTCGATTATCCTGTCTGTGATCTCTTTAATGGGGTTCCGGTCCAGGCGATGGTCCTCGGTAGACTGCAAGTGACAGGAAGACGGAGAGGTTTGAAATCTGTTGCTTTATGTTCGAGCTTGTCTGTCACTGTTCACTTGCTGTCAACTGATGACACGAAACAACCAAACCTAAATCCTCCACATATCTCATTAGAAGTTCTAATGCTGTGAAGAATGCATGCTGCAGGCTATAAATCAAAGggtattttttttgttgtttttttttgatagAGGCAGACAAACATATGGCAGACTGGGAGTGGGAGGAGGTACTTACGATGCAGACGTGGATCTCGTTGCTGGCTGAGAATGAGGGGTCACAGGTTATTGACACAGAATGCTCCAAGGAGAAATTCTTCACTACGTACAAGCGTCTCAGCTGCTTACACACATCCTCCACAGTCAGACCCTGCGCGTGGAgaagaaatgaagcaaatgttAACGCACATAGAAAAAGCATAGAGGGCAATCAAGACGAAAAAAGGAAGGGCTGGGCCTGCATTGGCAGTAGGTTCAACATGCTATCTGGTTGGGATCCACCTCATTTGGATTAAAGACCACAAACTCATATGCTTGTCACTATCTGCTGTCATGCTTGTTAGGGAACTGGCGAGTGATGATCCTATGTGGTGACAGAGTCGCCAGTGGTCCTGTTCAGCTCACATCCATACAATCCTGAGATTAATCGTGCAGCGCGGTCGGGTTAAGAGGGGATTGGCATGAGTCGCAAAAGTCATGAATGCCTGAttcttaaaaatgtaaaaacttgGATGCAGTCAACAaaaaacagggagaggagagagaagtaTCCCTGCATTTTTCTCCCTGGAAAACATTTGGATATGTGACCGAATTGTTCAGGAGTCTTAGACTAGAAATCCTTCTGCCCAGGAGAGATGGTCGAGCACTTCTGAAAACCTGATCTTTCACAGTTTGCTGCTCACAATCATTTAACAGTGGCGGCAGAGCAGAGCCATGAAAAATGACCCCAAAACCCTTTAATTTAATCTCTCCCTCCCTGGTGCCTAGGTAACTCACTCGAGGCATGGTCTCCTTGTTAAAGGTGAAGGTGATGTTGGCGCAGCTGTTGTCCTGGTAACTGGAGCTGGGGTGGCATTTGGTGGGAGGCGGGGGAGGGTTGGTGCGCCAGCACTCGCCGACGCCGAGGCAGGGCTTCACAAAGCAGTGGCCCTCCCTGATGGGGATGCAGCTCTGGCCTGAAGGACACCCGCCTCGTCCTTTGGCACCCATGTGGCATGATGTGGGACCACACCACAtctggagagaaaaacatgaagaggaAACCGTGTTGAgacttttctttaaaataacaaaGCGGAACACGACTGAGGCTAATAGCAGGCTAGCAGTGTGGCACTGGGTACCGCAAAGTCTGTCGGCCTGAGTAAACTTAGTAAAGACATTGATGCCCCGTCGGGATGAATTATGGTAACCCTGATTAACCCCCTGATTTTTCATTTAGCAGGACAAGATTTCACTCACTGACCAAAGGACCTGCAAAACTACATTCtcatcagcctctgctctcctttttGTTTAGCGCTAATTAGCTCAAAGCGCCACTGTGCCCAAGTACAGCCTCTAGAGCCGGCAGCATGGCTGTAGCTTCTTAGTCTTGTTTAGAAATTCATAAATTCTGTCCATAGAACATCcataaaatatcaaaagtaagGGTTTTAGCACCAAATGCATGGTTTGTTGCCAACAAAATAAGTCATAATGAGCTTTATTAGCAGGTCAGATTCACTGTATCCCATACTCTGCTTTATTattaaatacctgcaaaaaaagaaaagattagaGATTGTCAAGACAAAGTCTGGCATCAAATGTCAGGACAGTTTTATGGTACCGACTGAAATGTGCCTGTAGAGCTGAACACCAGGCATTTAATGCCCAGCTCTAAACAGGACTGTAAACAGATTAGGAAAATCGAATCAATGGCACCGGTTTTCCCAGTCTAGGATAATAGTGGCTCTGTATAGATTAATTTCTCTTCAGTGCATGTAATCCGCATGAAACAGACAAGCCACTGTGCTGCAAAAGTACAGTAAAACCCATGTAATTTTGTTCCCATATCAGACTATGTATAACATGGTAGCCTGTACCTTGCAGGCCTGGATCATTTTCACCCCATGATGCATTATCTTCCTGAGGGGGGAGCAGTATCAGTGAGGCaccattgttcatctggtggtTAGATAGCACGACTTCAGGCCTCTACTGTAGATCAGCCCGTCTTCACCCAGTGTAATTTTGGGAGTTTCTGAACTGGCATCTGACACCAATTTCTCATAGTGCCATTGTGTTtctcttcaaaacaaactgcttcaTCTTTGTAAGGAATCTGACACACCCAAACCAACACCACCCACGGCCCTACCTGAGATCTCTGAAGATTGTGAGGATGCATCCAAACTTGCATGCAAACTTTGAGTTTGAGTTTCTAACCATTTATTGCACAGCTGTTCCCCACAGCCCTTCTCCCATTAGTAAACAATGACATCATGTGCTTCACAGCTGTACAGAGCCATCGTAAATATTCCACCTTGACCTCGTAGGCAGAGTTAGTTTGTTTACACATACCTTTGTGCACACAACTTTCCCATTGGAACAGTGGCAAGTGTTGCAGTCTTCATCCCATTTGACTCCATCGGGGGTGACGTGTCCATTAACAGAACAAGGTTTCCTTGTCACTGTGTTAAATACAACCACAGTATTAGAAATCTctcacagactgtgtgtgttacatagATTTGTCTTTTACTGTCTTATACCTTCTTGACAGTGGGGGCCAGTCCTGTCTGGTGGACACAGGCAGCGATATCCATTGATCTCATCCACGCAGGTGGAGCCAAAGGCACATGGAGAGGACTGGCACTCATTAATATctgtcacagaggagaagagcGAGAGGTAAAGAATGGCTCCCTTTGGACTTAAGAGCACAGCCAGACAGCACGCAAATATTGGGTTTAGCAGTCAGCACACAAATCTAATTCCTAGGCTAAATTCACTGAGGTCATGTGTCATTAgaacagtacacacacatacacaccagctaataaaaaacaagcaaacatgctTTAAATCAGCCCTGGACGTTTCTGCCCCATGCAGCTTTATTAAAGGCAGCATCATTAGCAGGTATGCAGGAGCTAAAGGCTGGACTTAGCAGAACAAAGGCTTTGCAATGGGAAAGAATGTGGCCATCTGAAAGCCTTTAAGAGGGAAAACAATCTGTGTAATCAGTGTCAGAGAGCATGGCTGATTAGCTGTTGGCCTGCTAAGCCGGTTTCCCCCGGGGACAGCAGCAAGGCCCGGTGGAGTGACACCGAAATGGCTCGGCCTGGCCTGCAGCCCAATGCACAGATAATTGACCGGCTAGACCTTCCATTTGGAGCGACGCTGATGGTCCAGCAGCCCGGGCCCAATCTAACGGGGATCAGGGAGGAGTGGGAGGCAAGGTTAATACTCACTGATCCGACAGTCTGGACCAGCGAAGCCTGGGGCGCACTCGCAGCGGTACCAGTTATCCCCGTCGACGCAGGTTCCGCTGTTGTAgctgcagggggaaaaaaagggggagtGAGACTTCAGTTTGGATCTCAGGCTTGTTTCACACCAACATCTATCAATGCTGCTTTACTACCAAACCATTTTGAGGCTGGGGATTTTCTCACCAGTCAGCATACAGTAACAATTTCTCAAAGCTAATCAAGGCAACCACTTTTCAGACTATTTAATGGACAAGTGTGGGTTTGGGAGCGAGCTCCATTGGTGTGTGCCTAATTAAGTGTCGTGCCTGGGAGTTCACAAAAGAGGGTTAGTTGATTGCTTCTCAGGAATGACAGGGCTGGGTGTATGCCTGGTTCTCAGCAGAGACacggcgagagagagagaaagcctgCAGGTGAGAAACTTCGATACAGGAGGAGCACCCTGTTTACATCTGTCTGAAGCTACAGGAAATGTTTGGCTTCCACTTACCATGGGTGGGGACTGCAGTCGTTGGTatctgaaagaggaaaaatagagaaagggagggggagagagagacagaatgcagtgagtttgttgtgtgttttttttttcttcttctctctcgcTCATGTATGACTGTTTAGTGCACATGACAGCAAAGAGCACGTCTGAGCTTGCGTGTGCAGAGGCGTGTTGGGCCGGTCGCGCCTGGACTCCACACTGCCTGATTACGCTGCCTTATTAACAGCACAGAGCAAACAATCGAGTTGGCTCTCAAAGGGAGTTCCAGCTCCCACCGTCTTCACCGCCGACAACACCTCCACACCCAGATTCCCACCccgtctcttcctccctccctcacaaaAGTTGGGGAATTCATGTTTTGGTGTACATGCGTACAGGGAAGCCAGGGAAATGGAGAAAAGCTGTAGAACAAGCCGACATGTCACTGTTTGGACAGGAATGCAACGACGAGAGGGGTGTGCTggacgaggaggagggtgggggtggggtgtaGGGGGGGGGAGAAACATCTGTCTCCACTTTCCTAAGcccctttctccctcctcctcctctttctcctctcatgGCCGGCAGCAGCCAGGGAGAGAGgagattacaaaaaaaaagtttgagagTGGGAGAGTCTGATTTAATCAGATGCAGGACTTCACCTCTGCACTAGGTAGCAGGAGGTTTATCATCATTTAATGGCAATAACTGTCCGCCTTTATCCCATCCACCATTTTCCTCTAAAGAACACTTACTCTGGGTGCACGTGGGACCCTCCCAGCCTTCTTTGCAGACGCAGGTGAACGACTCTCCAGTCACTACACAGGTACCTCCGTTCTCACACGGGTTTGGAAGACAACTTGAGTTtttggctgagagagagaggaaacaaaaaaaaaaagaaatatcgttttgttaacatgttttttttcctccccgcCAATCTTCAGAGGATTAGCGGCGAAATCAGCGCTCATAAAGCTTAAACAGTCACAGCAGACTGCTGTTGGTTTGGCTTTTTTCAGTCAGGGTTTCCGTTTTCTCTGAGGGAATCTGCATTCCACGACTTTGAAGTGCATTGTCAGAGCAATCAGGGATTTTAAGCGGATGTCTGTCAGCGCTCACATGAGAGGGAGACATGGGCAAGGAGGCAGATGAGAAACGAGGGAGTGTTGAAAGAGAGTGAAGGGATAAAAAACTGTTTGTGGACTTCGCAGATCTGACAGATCAGATTAATATCCGGGACAAGGCGGAGCTCTCCCACAAAGCaatcttctttgtgtgtgtgtgtgtgtaaataagaACATTAGACCAGACTGCCGTGACTCACCTATGTTACATGTCGTACCCTCCCACCCTGGGGAACACTTGCACTGGAACGTGTCCCCCTCGTCGTGGCAGGTGCCTCCGTTGTTGCACGTGGCTTCATCACACTGACTTTCGCCTGGGGGGAGCATTTAAAATAGGGCTGCTTAAGTTGTGCACTTACATAGGTGTGAATAAACACATTCGGTATAGAACATTGGGCAATTATATACAGCCATAAGCACATACCATGAGCctgcacagacagactacatgggagtggaaaaaataaaaacttacGGGAGTGGCATGTCTTTCCCTTCCAGCCATTCTTGCACTCACAGAAGAAATCAGTCACCAGGTCTCGACATGTCCCTCCATTATGACAGGGGTTGGTGCTGCAGTCATCGATGTCTGGAGGAAACATAGGACGGGAGCGTGATTTATGTATAGCACATCATCACTCCGACAGTTTAATGTTGAAACATGGATTGAATGGTCCCATGAGGGAGGTGTGGTTTTGTTTTGAGGTGGCGGGACAAGCAGTCCTACTCACTGATCTCGCAATGGTCACCCTCCCAGCCGTCGCCGCAGATGCACTGGTACACGCTGACTTTGTCGATGCAGGTGCCTCCATTGCGGCATGGGTTACTCTCGCAGTCGTTGATGtctgaagtttaaaaaaaaaaaagaagggggaaagacatgaaaaatgtgaGATTGGGTTTTGGAACAAGTGCGATCCATCACGATTATGTGGAATCTGGTCTTACTCTCGTGGCAGTAGGTGCCTCTGAAGCCCTCCTGGCACTCGCAGCTGAACTGGCCTCCGGCCTGGCTCCGGCAGCGGCCGTGAGGGCCACACACATTTGATGAAATGTAGCGCTCTCCTCCCGGCGTGCTGTTGGACGCCACGGCGACGgtgcagctgtcaatcactgtgAAGAGGAGAGATCATTAGACAGTGACACTACTGACGAAGCCTCTTTGAACAAACACTCGCTCCAAATCTTCTTCCAAGTGATAAGAGCGGAATCCAGTTCACTGCTTCCAATCAGACTCTATTCCAAAAAAGGAGTGAGGGAGCCAACgagtgacagagggagaaagagtggGAGACAAAGAGATCTACGAGTTAACGGGACTTTAAAGATAATAACGCCAACAGCTTGGTTTCCTGACAAAAACAGTgtcctataaaaaaaaaagcggaGTGATAGAAGAAACAGCCATAAGCTGTTATGCTTTCATAAGCAATTCAGAGTGATCTTTTTCACTCTGCGCTGAAATCCCTTCCTTTCCCCCTGTCTGATCAGGTTAGGAGAGCGGGGTGAGTGCGCTCCCCTGTAATCACTTAATTCTTGCCAAGAGCAGAGAATCTCACCGTCTGGTATCTGACTCCGTGGTTGGTCCACTCACTCAATtacgcacatgcacgcgtgcacgcgtgcacacacacatacatacatgcacacacagaagaatGTGCACATTCATTGAGGGGGGAAAAGAAGAGGTAGCCCACCAAGTCATTaccaagaacacacacagtgctatCAGCCTTTTGCCAGATTTTCAAGGAACTCAGAGGAGGGGAGAATCACTGGAAAAGCTTTgctgaggagatggaggggggCATTCATCAAGGGAGCCACACTACACTACAAACACTACAGAAAAAACGCTCACCTTGGCCAAGAACCTTGAGTGCATGAAACTAAAATATAGGTATTGCCCTCATGGGGAAAATGTGGGCAAAGTGTTCAGGCAAATGGTGAAGACCTGgccttattctgaattttactACAGCACGCTACGCGGATCACCTTACAGCAATGCtctggaaaaagacaaagagcgaAAAGCTTGTGGTTACTGCATGCAGGAGACGTACCTTTGCATGTGGTGGTGCGACAGTGGTCTTTGAGGTGAGAGCAGTTTTTGCCCTCGTAGTCCTCTGGGCAGGCGCAGTAGTAGTCTGTGGCCAGGTTGAAGCAGGGCGCTCCGTTCTGACACGGGTTGGGTGAGCAGTAATCGATATCCAGCTAGGGCAGAAAGGTATTGAATAGAGAGCGGTGAACCTGATAGCTGACATAGTTTCTGCTACACTAAACAGAGCAAAACCCACAGCATCCTCCCTACAGGCTGTGCCAGGAAACAACACACGCACAGCACTTGGAGGAAGGGGAAAAacaaggcagagacagaggagccGTCCTCTGAGTCTGGGCTTCAGCACTGTGGAATGTATCGCGCTGTAGCCAGGAGCAGCTTCAACAAAGCACTCCCTTTTAAAAAGGAGGACTGTGGAACAACAGCCATTTAAAAGGGTGGGGCAGGAAAACTTTACAACGAACCCGAAGATACAGCAATGCTGGCAGAAC
Proteins encoded in this region:
- the jag1b gene encoding protein jagged-1b, giving the protein MILRRGSVVAAFFLCFLAKVSEGSGQFELQILSMHNVNGELLNGMCCDGTRNTADRKCTRDECDTFFKVCLKEYQSRVSAAGPCSFGMGSTPVLGGNTFSFKSSVRNDKSRIVLPFSFAWPRSYTLIVEALDFNNETGGADGKLIEKASHSGMINPSPHWQKLTHNGPVAQFEYQIRVSCDEHYYGFGCNKFCRPRDEFFGHYTCDYNGNKTCLEGWSGPDCNTAICRQGCSTEHGSCKEPGGCKCLYGWQGQYCDKCIPHPGCVHGTCVEPWQCLCDTNWGGHLCDKDLNYCGTHQPCLNGGTCINTGPDKYQCTCAEGYSGATCERAEHACLSNPCSNGGSCSETSQGYECQCAPGWSGPSCTINVDDCSPNPCNHGGTCQDLVNGYKCHCPSQWTGKTCLIDANECDSKPCVNANSCRNLIGGYFCECVPGWTGQNCDINVNDCKDQCQNGGTCKDLVNGYRCMCPPGFTGEHCERDIDECASSPCLNGGRCQDEVNGFQCLCLAGFSGNLCQLDIDYCSPNPCQNGAPCFNLATDYYCACPEDYEGKNCSHLKDHCRTTTCKVIDSCTVAVASNSTPGGERYISSNVCGPHGRCRSQAGGQFSCECQEGFRGTYCHENINDCESNPCRNGGTCIDKVSVYQCICGDGWEGDHCEINIDDCSTNPCHNGGTCRDLVTDFFCECKNGWKGKTCHSRESQCDEATCNNGGTCHDEGDTFQCKCSPGWEGTTCNIAKNSSCLPNPCENGGTCVVTGESFTCVCKEGWEGPTCTQNTNDCSPHPCYNSGTCVDGDNWYRCECAPGFAGPDCRININECQSSPCAFGSTCVDEINGYRCLCPPDRTGPHCQEVTRKPCSVNGHVTPDGVKWDEDCNTCHCSNGKVVCTKMWCGPTSCHMGAKGRGGCPSGQSCIPIREGHCFVKPCLGVGECWRTNPPPPPTKCHPSSSYQDNSCANITFTFNKETMPRGLTVEDVCKQLRRLYVVKNFSLEHSVSITCDPSFSASNEIHVCISTEDHRLDRNPIKEITDRIIDLVSKRSGNNTIITSIAEVRVPSPSKTDYLVPLLSSIFIVIWVLVLVSILLWCMRRRRKQSNHNGTSATVSEDNTTNNVREQLNQIKNPIEKHVGLTVAIKDYENKNSIIAKIRTNHPEGDEDDKERHLQKGRFAKQPAYTLVERDEKTPISNPNSTSKNPNWTNKQDNRDLETANSINRMDYIV